Proteins from a single region of Bradyrhizobium diazoefficiens:
- the tnpB gene encoding IS66 family insertion sequence element accessory protein TnpB (TnpB, as the term is used for proteins encoded by IS66 family insertion elements, is considered an accessory protein, since TnpC, encoded by a neighboring gene, is a DDE family transposase.) yields the protein MFRGKSGKLIKILWHDGLGMSLYAKRLERGRFLWPSPADGVVTITPAQLGYLLEGIDWRLPQQTWQP from the coding sequence GTGTTCCGCGGCAAGAGCGGCAAGCTGATCAAGATTCTTTGGCACGATGGGTTGGGCATGTCGCTCTATGCCAAGCGGCTGGAGCGCGGTCGTTTCCTCTGGCCGTCGCCGGCTGATGGCGTCGTCACGATCACCCCAGCCCAGCTCGGCTACCTGCTGGAAGGCATCGACTGGCGGCTGCCGCAGCAGACCTGGCAACCGTAA
- the tnpB gene encoding IS66 family insertion sequence element accessory protein TnpB, with product MIPIPPGMRVWIATGHTDMRRGMNSLAVLVQEAFSATRTAETSTCSAARAAS from the coding sequence ATGATCCCGATTCCGCCCGGCATGCGGGTGTGGATTGCGACCGGCCACACCGACATGCGCCGCGGCATGAACTCGCTGGCCGTGCTGGTGCAGGAAGCCTTCAGCGCGACCCGCACGGCGGAGACCTCTACGTGTTCCGCGGCAAGAGCGGCAAGCTGA
- a CDS encoding transposase: MDSDKRSAQVERLEVVETGRRRRWSEDEKLKIVLESLRAPRQVAATARRYGVSRSLLLRWRRSFQPEPKDATGQQIGFAPAMVVPESGATPGPVRPAGGGAIEIEFAAGARMRITGAVDAGTLKAAVAALADGRPR, translated from the coding sequence ATGGACAGTGATAAGCGCAGTGCCCAGGTTGAGCGGCTTGAAGTGGTTGAGACGGGCCGGCGCCGACGCTGGTCCGAGGATGAGAAGCTCAAGATCGTCCTGGAGAGCTTACGGGCGCCGCGCCAGGTCGCAGCGACGGCGCGGCGATACGGCGTTTCGCGGTCGTTGCTGCTGCGATGGCGGCGGTCGTTTCAGCCCGAGCCGAAGGATGCCACCGGGCAACAGATTGGCTTCGCACCAGCGATGGTGGTGCCGGAATCGGGGGCAACGCCTGGTCCGGTCAGGCCGGCCGGCGGCGGAGCGATCGAGATCGAGTTTGCGGCCGGGGCGCGAATGCGGATCACCGGCGCGGTCGATGCGGGGACGCTGAAGGCGGCAGTCGCGGCGCTGGCCGATGGACGGCCGCGATGA
- a CDS encoding LLM class flavin-dependent oxidoreductase codes for MQRGGEMKLGLFLLQAGYHEGAWRDPSVPVNGGVDIDHYAHLATLAEAAAFHFIFLADSPSVIEPDRATIARTSRNDGFEPITLVSALSSRTKSIGLVATATTTYNQPYHLARMFASLDHLSGGRAAWNIVTSGFKGEAANFGQEETPAHDERYVRAKEFVEVVKGLWDSWEDDAFIRDKLTGIFADTTKLHPLNHRGDYLSVRGPLNISRPPQGYPVLVQAGASDAGTQFAAEFGEVVFAAAPSLENGKEHYAVLKQKARALGREDDQVLVMPGIVPIVGRTKQEASEKLRRLQSYTHIDVLVGLAHRGLGYVVDLRSVDLDSLVPETLPQTNFIQSRQKQILDLAVRQKLTWSQLMHFLSESKGHLMIVGTPDEIANAMIDAFDQRAADGFNVLPATFPDGLKDFVELVVPELRRRGKFRSGYSGQTLRENLGLKRPPNRYTQAG; via the coding sequence ATGCAACGCGGTGGTGAAATGAAGCTCGGACTTTTTCTCCTTCAGGCTGGATATCACGAAGGTGCGTGGCGCGATCCGAGCGTGCCAGTGAATGGCGGAGTTGATATAGACCATTATGCACATTTAGCGACACTCGCCGAGGCCGCGGCATTTCACTTCATATTTCTTGCCGATAGCCCAAGCGTAATAGAACCAGATCGCGCAACCATAGCTCGTACAAGCCGAAACGATGGGTTCGAGCCTATCACACTAGTGTCGGCGCTTTCATCGAGAACAAAAAGTATCGGCCTTGTCGCAACCGCGACCACCACGTACAATCAACCCTATCATCTTGCCCGTATGTTCGCCTCACTGGATCACCTATCGGGAGGGCGCGCGGCCTGGAACATTGTCACCTCTGGATTTAAGGGCGAAGCGGCAAATTTCGGCCAAGAAGAAACTCCAGCTCATGACGAGCGCTATGTGCGAGCGAAAGAATTCGTGGAAGTAGTCAAGGGACTTTGGGACTCATGGGAAGACGACGCTTTCATTCGGGACAAGCTGACTGGAATTTTCGCTGACACGACGAAGCTGCATCCGCTTAACCACAGAGGGGATTACTTATCGGTCAGAGGCCCGCTCAACATTTCAAGGCCGCCGCAAGGCTATCCCGTTTTGGTTCAAGCTGGCGCATCCGATGCTGGAACTCAGTTCGCTGCCGAATTCGGCGAGGTCGTATTCGCCGCCGCACCTTCTTTAGAGAATGGTAAAGAACACTACGCAGTTCTCAAACAAAAGGCGCGCGCCCTTGGGCGCGAGGACGATCAGGTGCTCGTCATGCCAGGCATCGTCCCCATAGTTGGGAGGACTAAGCAAGAAGCGTCCGAGAAGCTTCGAAGACTGCAATCCTATACGCACATCGACGTTCTAGTGGGACTGGCCCATCGTGGTCTGGGGTATGTCGTAGACCTGCGGTCAGTAGATCTCGACTCGTTGGTTCCCGAGACTCTACCGCAGACGAATTTCATCCAGAGTCGTCAGAAGCAAATCCTCGATCTAGCTGTACGACAGAAATTGACCTGGTCCCAACTAATGCACTTCCTGTCGGAAAGCAAAGGCCATCTCATGATTGTCGGTACACCAGACGAAATTGCGAACGCGATGATAGATGCATTCGACCAACGTGCAGCTGATGGATTCAACGTTTTGCCAGCGACCTTCCCCGACGGGCTCAAGGATTTTGTCGAATTGGTCGTTCCTGAATTGCGGCGACGAGGTAAGTTTAGATCCGGATATTCGGGACAGACTCTAAGGGAAAACCTCGGTCTCAAGCGACCACCAAATCGATACACGCAAGCAGGTTGA
- a CDS encoding aldolase/citrate lyase family protein — translation MPQTFREARWYRSILFVPGHKLDWMLKAPKYGADALMFDLEDTVEVTQKSGARNAVAAAIKELSTGSFGRFVRLNGWRTGCLLDDVSAVAIDGLDGVALPKVEDPEEIAALDLVLEELERSRGLPLGGIEICPHAESAIGRHRFYDICMASQRVKRGGCSGGPTAGGDTARSLGLQLDDLADDGICFGAYSVLQARAAGIVQVEGAMTGRLDDLELVRQIGERSKRMGASFASAVHPSHIPVINEIYSPSTDEIKEARDIVSVVAEATARGEAAVRYKSMLLDYASVRTAMGVIKKAQAAGIDVGSVPKFELPPL, via the coding sequence ATGCCCCAGACATTTCGAGAAGCGCGCTGGTATCGCTCGATACTCTTCGTTCCCGGACACAAACTCGACTGGATGTTAAAGGCGCCCAAGTATGGCGCGGATGCCCTGATGTTCGATCTCGAAGACACGGTCGAGGTTACTCAGAAATCTGGAGCTCGCAACGCGGTCGCAGCAGCTATCAAGGAGCTAAGCACCGGCTCCTTCGGACGCTTCGTGAGACTCAATGGGTGGCGAACAGGCTGTCTGTTAGACGACGTTAGTGCGGTTGCAATCGATGGCCTCGACGGAGTAGCCCTGCCTAAGGTTGAAGATCCGGAAGAGATTGCCGCTCTGGATCTTGTGCTTGAAGAGTTGGAGAGGTCGCGGGGGCTGCCGCTCGGCGGGATCGAGATCTGTCCGCACGCCGAATCTGCAATCGGGAGGCACAGGTTCTACGATATCTGTATGGCATCGCAGCGAGTCAAACGGGGCGGCTGTTCTGGTGGCCCAACCGCAGGTGGAGACACGGCTCGCTCCTTGGGCCTCCAGCTCGATGACCTTGCCGATGACGGCATCTGCTTTGGAGCGTATTCCGTGCTGCAGGCTCGCGCTGCCGGGATTGTACAGGTTGAAGGAGCCATGACAGGACGACTGGATGATCTCGAGCTGGTGCGGCAAATCGGCGAAAGATCGAAGCGCATGGGCGCATCGTTTGCGTCTGCAGTCCATCCCAGCCATATCCCCGTCATCAACGAGATCTACTCGCCATCGACGGATGAGATCAAAGAGGCGCGTGACATCGTTTCCGTCGTAGCGGAGGCCACTGCTCGCGGCGAGGCCGCGGTTCGATACAAGTCAATGTTGCTGGACTATGCGAGCGTTCGAACTGCCATGGGTGTCATTAAGAAAGCACAGGCAGCCGGCATTGATGTTGGCAGCGTTCCAAAATTTGAGCTGCCACCACTTTGA
- a CDS encoding reverse transcriptase domain-containing protein, whose amino-acid sequence MLTSLHHLIDREWMLKAYRLTRKDGAPGIDGMTATDYEAKLEGNLDDLLARIKSGRYIAPPVRRHYIPKADGTERPLGIPTLEDKVAQRAVLLLLEPIYEADFLPCSYGFRPGRSAHEALHALRSTCWMNGSSRWRDRDSRDGANWSDTLMMR is encoded by the coding sequence GTGCTGACCTCGTTGCATCACCTGATTGACCGTGAATGGATGCTCAAGGCCTATCGCCTGACGCGCAAGGATGGCGCGCCCGGCATCGACGGCATGACGGCGACGGATTATGAGGCGAAACTGGAGGGCAATCTCGATGATCTCCTGGCGCGCATCAAATCCGGCCGTTACATCGCGCCGCCGGTGCGACGGCACTACATCCCGAAGGCGGATGGGACCGAACGGCCACTGGGCATCCCGACATTGGAAGACAAGGTGGCGCAGCGGGCGGTTCTCCTGCTGCTGGAGCCGATCTACGAGGCGGATTTCTTACCGTGCTCGTACGGCTTCCGACCGGGGCGGTCGGCCCATGAGGCCCTGCACGCGCTACGTAGTACGTGCTGGATGAATGGTTCGAGCAGGTGGCGCGACCGCGACTCAAGGGACGGTGCCAACTGGTCCGATACGCTGATGATGCGGTGA
- a CDS encoding Xaa-Pro peptidase family protein, whose translation MMIRKGPQAFPRTEYLRRLAALKTEMAQHDLDALVVTDGSNITYLTGYTAKSPNDPKGLVVSIHEKEPTFILRKMDVPAALHQTFVERDKVIAYPEALVGTLGMDGYDALINFLFEVGLANRGVGLELGALSAHSAEKFKTRLPQARIVDCTGTVTWIRMIKSDLEISFMKEAAAITDKGIMRAAEVIRPGLREADAIAEILATLVRGANGKPGTMIEIPYLCSSPRTGTSHITWSEDVFREGSQTNLEISGVRHGYTAPISRTFSIGKPSDRLRRVHEAQAAGLEAALATFRAGRTCGDVAEATYRAIEKLGFKKESRAGYPVGIDWTERTASINVGDKTVLRPNMTFHVHLGNWAIEEDFGYAISECIRVTENGVEVLTTAPRKLFELS comes from the coding sequence ATGATGATCAGGAAAGGGCCGCAGGCATTCCCGCGAACAGAGTACCTGCGGAGGCTTGCCGCGCTAAAAACGGAAATGGCACAACACGACCTCGATGCGCTCGTCGTGACCGACGGCTCGAACATTACTTACCTCACGGGCTATACCGCCAAGTCGCCCAACGATCCGAAAGGACTAGTGGTTTCGATCCACGAAAAGGAACCGACGTTCATCTTGCGTAAGATGGACGTACCGGCAGCTCTGCACCAGACCTTCGTTGAACGCGACAAGGTAATCGCCTATCCGGAAGCGCTCGTGGGCACCCTTGGCATGGATGGCTACGACGCATTGATCAATTTCCTTTTCGAAGTTGGTCTGGCAAACCGCGGCGTGGGGCTCGAACTGGGCGCCCTGTCGGCGCATTCGGCGGAGAAGTTCAAAACGCGACTGCCGCAAGCGAGGATCGTGGACTGCACCGGCACGGTAACCTGGATCCGAATGATCAAGTCTGATCTGGAGATTTCCTTCATGAAGGAGGCGGCCGCTATCACGGATAAGGGAATCATGCGTGCCGCGGAAGTGATACGCCCTGGGCTGCGGGAAGCTGACGCGATCGCCGAGATCCTGGCAACCCTGGTGCGCGGCGCCAATGGCAAGCCTGGAACGATGATCGAAATCCCGTACTTGTGCTCCTCGCCGCGTACCGGAACAAGCCACATTACGTGGAGTGAGGATGTCTTCCGCGAAGGTTCGCAAACAAACCTTGAGATCTCAGGGGTCCGCCATGGTTACACCGCCCCGATCAGCCGCACCTTCTCCATCGGCAAACCCTCCGACCGACTACGCCGCGTACATGAGGCTCAGGCTGCCGGCCTCGAGGCTGCGCTAGCCACCTTTCGCGCGGGGCGCACATGCGGCGACGTCGCCGAAGCGACCTATCGCGCGATCGAGAAGCTGGGTTTCAAGAAAGAGTCACGCGCGGGCTACCCCGTTGGGATTGATTGGACGGAGCGAACCGCCAGTATAAACGTGGGCGATAAGACAGTGCTGAGGCCGAACATGACCTTTCATGTGCATTTGGGCAATTGGGCTATCGAGGAGGACTTTGGCTACGCCATCAGCGAGTGCATTCGGGTAACCGAGAACGGCGTCGAAGTGTTGACGACTGCTCCACGAAAGCTTTTTGAGCTTAGCTAG
- a CDS encoding transposase: MTKRIEELAPQWSITPFVEAVQAMRGVAFIAAATVVAEVGDFSRFDNPRQLIAFLGLVPSEHSSDATIRRGGITKAGNALAGVL; this comes from the coding sequence TTGACCAAGCGGATCGAAGAGCTGGCGCCACAATGGTCGATCACGCCATTCGTTGAGGCCGTGCAGGCCATGCGCGGCGTCGCCTTCATCGCTGCCGCGACTGTGGTTGCTGAGGTCGGCGACTTCTCTCGCTTCGACAATCCCCGCCAGTTGATCGCCTTTCTCGGCCTCGTGCCGTCGGAGCATTCGAGCGACGCCACCATCCGACGCGGCGGTATCACCAAGGCCGGCAACGCTCTGGCGGGCGTGCTCTGA